A genomic region of Aeropyrum pernix K1 contains the following coding sequences:
- the yciH gene encoding stress response translation initiation inhibitor YciH, translated as MDESLCGGLPPEICEQLSVEEQIIKIRLEKRRFGREVTIIEGINEKEFNLKKLASTLKSRLATGGTAKNGRIELQGDHRHRVKKILVELGFPEENITIID; from the coding sequence ATGGACGAGTCACTATGTGGAGGTCTGCCCCCGGAGATCTGTGAGCAGCTTTCTGTGGAAGAGCAGATAATAAAGATAAGGCTTGAGAAGAGAAGGTTCGGTAGGGAGGTAACCATCATAGAAGGAATTAACGAGAAGGAGTTCAACCTGAAAAAACTGGCTTCCACTCTCAAGAGCAGGCTCGCCACAGGAGGAACAGCAAAGAACGGGCGTATAGAGCTTCAGGGCGACCATAGACACAGGGTTAAGAAGATACTGGTCGAGCTGGGGTTCCCCGAGGAGAACATAACAATAATCGACTAG
- a CDS encoding ABC transporter substrate-binding protein: MSSRRSLRRGEATSRYLLVGAAIVVVIILLALGYYFYSQGAAETTTGPLTGEAGEGAETTPETTTSPAATETPGEVTLIWASTQLVPPTEQQFVKEELLPPFTQETGIKVEFIGMSYGDLNVRLQSEMESGKVTISLIADLHGGLDLYASKGWLEDLSKFGALEGREFPQVLEDYSRLYGIKAYVPWLTATYVFVVNKEAFKYLPPGLSEEDVITGSEKWTYDALLEWAKNIEAATGQKPLGFPAGPKGLFHRFLHGYLYPSFTGAQVKNFDSPEAVQMWSYLKELWNYVHPQSTVYEAMAAPLLNGEVLIAWDHTARIKDAIVQKPDEFVVVPAPAGPKGRGYILVIVGLAIPKNAPHQDAAWKLIEYLTRPEVQSLILEKVGFFPAVSGVSEKLPEGPLKVLAQGVGNQLNTPDSLVALIPSLGEKGGDFRNTYREAFKAIVLEGKDPQQVLPELKQYLLSLFQATGASLPPPDE; this comes from the coding sequence ATGTCTTCTAGGAGGTCTCTAAGGAGAGGAGAGGCTACCTCCAGGTACCTTCTAGTTGGGGCCGCCATTGTCGTCGTCATTATATTGCTGGCTCTCGGCTACTACTTCTACTCGCAGGGAGCCGCCGAGACTACTACAGGCCCGCTCACAGGCGAGGCTGGCGAGGGAGCGGAGACAACGCCTGAAACCACCACCTCACCCGCCGCTACCGAAACCCCTGGGGAGGTAACTCTCATATGGGCGAGCACACAGCTAGTCCCGCCCACCGAGCAGCAGTTCGTCAAGGAGGAGCTGCTCCCCCCCTTCACTCAGGAGACTGGGATTAAGGTTGAGTTCATTGGCATGAGCTATGGCGACTTGAATGTTAGGCTTCAGAGCGAGATGGAGAGCGGGAAGGTTACGATAAGCCTGATAGCCGACCTCCACGGAGGCCTAGACCTCTACGCCAGCAAGGGCTGGCTGGAGGACCTCAGCAAGTTCGGGGCCCTTGAGGGCAGAGAGTTCCCGCAGGTTCTAGAGGACTATAGCAGGCTATACGGCATAAAGGCCTACGTCCCGTGGCTCACAGCCACGTACGTCTTTGTAGTCAATAAAGAGGCCTTCAAATACCTGCCTCCAGGCCTCAGCGAGGAGGACGTCATAACAGGCAGCGAGAAGTGGACTTACGACGCCCTGCTAGAGTGGGCTAAGAACATTGAGGCGGCCACAGGACAGAAGCCCCTAGGCTTCCCCGCAGGGCCTAAAGGGCTGTTCCACAGGTTCCTCCACGGCTACCTCTACCCAAGCTTCACCGGGGCCCAGGTTAAGAACTTCGACTCCCCCGAGGCCGTGCAGATGTGGAGTTACCTCAAAGAGCTGTGGAACTACGTGCACCCCCAGAGTACGGTATACGAGGCCATGGCAGCCCCACTCCTTAACGGTGAGGTCCTGATAGCCTGGGACCACACTGCAAGGATAAAGGACGCTATTGTCCAGAAGCCCGACGAGTTCGTGGTAGTCCCCGCCCCCGCAGGCCCCAAGGGCAGGGGCTATATCCTCGTCATAGTCGGCCTTGCCATCCCCAAGAACGCGCCCCACCAGGACGCCGCATGGAAGCTGATAGAGTACCTCACTAGGCCCGAGGTGCAGAGCCTCATACTAGAGAAGGTCGGCTTCTTCCCGGCTGTAAGCGGTGTCAGCGAGAAGCTGCCTGAAGGCCCACTCAAGGTCCTCGCGCAGGGAGTGGGCAACCAGCTGAACACGCCTGACTCGCTTGTGGCGTTGATACCGAGCCTTGGCGAGAAGGGAGGAGACTTCAGAAACACCTACCGTGAGGCGTTCAAAGCTATAGTCCTAGAAGGTAAAGACCCGCAGCAAGTGCTACCGGAGCTAAAGCAGTACCTGCTAAGCCTGTTCCAGGCGACCGGGGCTAGCCTACCTCCGCCGGACGAATAG